Part of the Natronolimnobius sp. AArcel1 genome is shown below.
GCGAAGAGCAGGACGAACAGTACTACAGCGGTATCGTTGAGGTCATCGCTGGCGAGAACAGCAACGTCCAGTACGGGAGTCTCCAGAACCTCTCTGAGGAAGCGTACAACTTCTCGCTCAAGCGCGGCGACGCAGACACGTACGCGACAATTGACTGGATCGAAGTCAACCTCGGAACGCAACTGACGAAATCCGGCGTCTCGACGGAGCTCAACGGCGACTCCTCGGAAACACAGATCGTCGGCGCGTTCTACGGCCACAACGACCAGCACTTCGACATCGACGCGAAAGTCTGGCACCGCGCCGAGCACACGACGGCAGACCTCGTCACCCGCGGTGTCACGGACGACGTTGCCCGCTCGGTTTATGAGGGTGTTCAGGATGTTGGTCGCAGTGCGTGGGACACGAGTTCCTACCAGCGCGAAAATACGTTGATGCTCTCAGACGAGTCCGAGGCCGACGCCTCGCCGAAACTGATCATCAACAACCACGACACCGAAGCATCCCACAGCGCGACAGTCGGCCAGATCGACCAGGAGGACCTGTTCTACATGACCTCCCGCGGTGTCGATCCGCGCGCCGCGCGCAATATGCTCGTCGAAGGCTTCTTCGTCCCCGTCATGGAAGAGATCGCCGTCGACGAACTCCGTGAGGACCTCGAGGAACTGGTCGGCGCTCGACTCCGCCAGCGCGAGTAACGACCTCGTCGGTATTTTTCGGTTTGTGCGGTGTATCTCGCCATCGACTATCGAGTGGACTCGAGGCACTCTCCGAGACGACTAAGTGACCCCAGGCCCCTTATCGGGATATGAGTTTAGGACAGCGTGTCTCGAGCGACCACCAGCTGGCCCGATTGCTCCAGATCGGGGTCGTGCTGGAGGAGGTCGTCGAGTCACGTGCCGCCCATCATCGCGAGTCGCTCCCACCCGAGGACCGGGCGGACCTCGATGATGCAGTACAAGCACTGCTCGATGAGGCCACCGAGGAATCGGCCGAGCATCGTGCGCAACTCGAGGCATTGATCGACGAACTCGACGCTGAGACGGTTCCGTACGAGGAGATCAACGCCTTAGTCGATGCTCAGTACGGCCCGCCCGAAGACACCGACGGCGTCCTCTACGATCAACTGGCAAACGAGGAGACGGCCTACAAGTTCTACGACGACCTCATTGAGGCAATCGAAGCCTCCGAAAGCGACTTTGCGATTGACCGCGAGCGCGTCCTCGAGACGCTGTATGAGATCCGTGCAGAAGAACGAGAGGGTGTCGAAGCGGTCACACAGATCATGGAGCAACGAGCATGAACGGGACGACGGGCCACTCCAAGGCGCGAGCAGTGGCTGTGGCCATCGAGACGGACACTATCACCGGAGGGACGCGATGAATACAGCAGATCAGTATCTCAAAGCGGTCTATCTCGCACAACGAATCGAAGACGGCCCCGCATCGACGGGTACACTGGCCGACCTTCTCGAGGTGAGTCCAGCCAGCGTCAACGAGATGATCGGCAAACTCGAGGAGCGCGGACTGGTCGAACACGAGAAATACAAGGGAGCGGCGCTCACCGACGAGGGCCTCGAGCGTGCCCATGATGCCCTCCAGACCTACTGTATCATCGAGCGCTTCCTCGCGAACGTCCTCGAGGTCGAAGAGTTTCGCGACGAGGCCCGCGCACTCGAGAGCGTCATCGACGATACAGTTGCCGAGCGACTTGATACGATCATCGACCGTCCAGCGGAGTGTCCGGACTGTTTCGATGTCGAACGCGATTGCTGTAAGTTGCTCGAAGTCGGGACGCACGCGGAGTAAGCGCGCTCGGTCGCCGTCGGTTATCGCTCATCGCCGAATCGGATGTAGCGGTGGCCAATGATGGCAGCAATGGCCAGCGCGACGATGACTGTCAGTGAGAGCCCGAACGGGAGTCTCGAGGTGTCTCCAGTCCAGTCAGCCTCGAAGACTGTTGCGTAGTACGTCGCGGCAGCCTCTCCATGGAGTGCAACGAGGACTTCGCGATTGTTCTGAAACGCGTTTTCGTTCCAGTTGGCACTGCCGACCACCGCGACCTCCTGATCGATAATCACGCCTTTTGCGTGGATTTTCTCGAACTGGTCGGTGTCTTCGACGAGTCGGGCCTCAAGTGAGGCGTCGTCATCGACGGCCTGCTCGAGGGAGGCCGCGACGGCAGCGTTGTCGTCCTCGTTGTACCACATCGAGTCCAGCAAGATTTTGACCTCGACACCGTCGTTTGCCGCCTCGATCACGGTATCGACGAGCGCGAGGTCTGCATCCAGGCTGGCTTGTTTGAGCAGAATCTCCTCGTCAGCATCGGCAAGCAGTTCCTCGAGACGAGGCTCGGCGTTATCGGGGGCAACGAGAAGTTCTGCTGACTCGAGGTCAACAGACGCGGGGTCGTGAGTCGCGGGGAACGGCTGGCTTGCGTCGCTTTCGTCCGCAACGAACGTTGCGTTCGATCGATAGGCGTTGTTCGATTCGGTATCCCAGCCCTCGAAGTCGCTTTCAAAGACGGTTTCGAGGGCTGTTGCAAGCTCGTCGTCCTCGAGCGTGACACCCCAACCACGACTGGATTCGCCGCCGACACCCGAGGGATTCCAGTTTTCGCTCATGACGACAATGTGGTCGTCGGCGATGGCGTACTTCGGATGATGAAATCGATAGCGAGCGCCCTCGCCACCGGTCGCTCGGACGTCGACACCACTTTGATCGAGTTTCTTGAGGAGGGGTTCGGTCGTCTCTGAGGTGCCGCCGACAGGTCCGCTCTCAAGAAGAACGGCCACGTCGACGCCGCGTTCGTCGGCCGCAATGAGTTCATCGACAACGTCCTCGGAAGTGAACGTGTACCCTGCAAGCACGAGTCGGTGCTCTGCCTCGCGGATGGTCTCGAGTGCCACGTCAGGTCCGTCCGGAAGGACGAACGCCGTCGCTGACTCGACATCGGCGTTTGTGGCTGGGAGGCAGGTCGCATCTCGTGGCCACCACTGCCCGTCTGGGGATGTGGTCGATTCACCACTCATCTCGCCAGCAGCATTCGAGGTGCGATACCAGCGGTCGGCAAGCGGCGCTCGGTCGTACGACACCTGATCGATGGTGTCTCCGTCTTCGGAAAGCGAGAGGGTATCGCCATCGGCAGCGAGCCGGAGCGCCCCCTCGAGTTCGAGCACGCGATGGTCAGTCATCGTCTCGGTTTTGTTGGGGTCCATGCTGAGGGCGACGCGACCGGAGACGGTTTTGTTCGGCAGGCTCGCGGTCGTGTGGCCGTCGGTGAGTGTCCAGTTCTCGAGTGTCGTTTCCGGTGGTGTCTCGAGCACAAGGTGTTCGCCGACGTTGCCGTGTGTCGTCGGATTCGGGTAGAGTTCGACGATTCGTGGCTCGGCGGGCTCGGTGGGTTCGCTCGAGTCACCGTCGGCTGCGATTGATTGCTCTGTGAACGCTGGTTCAGCCGCGTGGGCGATCTGTGCCCGCGGACACACTGGGTCGACGGAGTCTAATTCGCCCTCGAGATCACCGTTGGTGGCACTCCCTGCTGGGTTGGGTTCGGCGCTGGCTTCGAGTGTCGCGACACCGGCGATGCCGGCACCGATGGCACCGGTTGTAATGGCCGTGACGGCGAGTAACCACCAGATGAGCGATCGACGCATCGCTCACTCTGGTCGCCCATTCGTATGTAAACCCTCGGATGATAGTGGACACGAGAGACGTGGTGGTGCTGCGAGCGTGTTCCGGCAACGAGTACTTGTCTCTCCGCCCCGACGTATCGACTAGCCGGATGAACAATCAGTATGGATCGATCGAGGACCTCGAGCAAGCAACGCTCGATGAATCTATCGACGACGTTCTGCGGTTACTCGCCCAGCCGTACGTGCGTACGACGATTAGAACCCTCTACTCGCGCCCGGATACGACGGTCGAACAAATAGCCGTTGTCACCGCCGGCTCAGTTGCGGTCACCGACGATCACATTACGACCAAAGAGGAGTTCGATGAGATTCAGCTTCACCTCTATCACGCAACGTTGCCGCGACTCGAGCGCTACGGCTGGATCGACTTCGACTACGAGGCGGACACCGTAACTGAAACCGGCATTCCAGACCCAATTTATGCGTTTTTGGGAGTTGACATGGACGAATGAAAACCCTGCGTGCGGTGTTCGACTCGGTCAGGGCCCAACAGAAACAACTTGAGGTGTATACACCGGACACCGAGACGGCTGGCGATCTCGAACAACAGTTTTCGACGCGACACGTCGATGTCGTTCGTCGCTCGCTGACGGAACAGGACGGACCCGGATTCGTTGTTATTCGAGACCAAAGCGGTGATTTTCTGGCCGCAGTCGGCCTCGATCGATTCGAGGCGTTGTTTGCACCCGACGATCACCCTCCGTGGGAGTTTGACGGCTCAACTGAGGAACTCCGTGATCTGTTCGATTTCCTTGAGAATACGTTCTTTAGCTCCGCTGACCGGCAACAAATGCTGGCTGCAGCCCGTGAAATCGAAGAGCGCGCGTGGCGCACTGGCGAAGGCACGCTATACACCGGCTTCCAGACCGAGCCAGCGTTAACAGCACAAACCGATGTCTACGACCAATTGGGTGTTCGAAATGGACTTTCGGTGGTCGCTTTCGTACGCGATAAGTGGAGTGGCTCACTCGAGAACGTGACCGTTGTAACAGACCCGGCCGAAGAACTCGGCTCGTTCTGGTTCGTGGTTTTCGATGGCGGTGGTCACAACAACCAACAGTGTGCCCTGCTGGCTGAAGAACGAGATATGGACTCATTTTATGGCTGCTGGACATACGAGCCCGATATTGTCGCCGAACTCGTCGCGTATCTCGAGTCGACGTACTGCCGCGAGTAGCTGGCCGCTCATTGTCTCTGACTGGAAACGCAATACTGTAGTCCGCTCAGGCGACCGGCTCAAGGTCGACGTTGTCGGCTTCGGCTTTGACGAGGTAGGCGCGGTCGTCGTCATACTCGGCAACGATCTCGAGCGCCTCGAGCGTGCCGATCTGTGTGAGTGCCCAGGCGGCACTCGCACGAACGCGGTCTTCGTCGTCATCCGCGAGCACGTCTGCGAGGGGGTCGATCGTGCGTGTATCGCCGATCAGTCCAAGGGCGCGGGCGGCCCAACTTCGGACATCGGGGTTGTCTTCGGCGAGTTGCTGGGCAATCGGCTCAACAGCGTCTGTCGCCCCGATTTCGCCGAGTGCTCTGAAGGCGGGCTTTTGCAGGTCTGGGTTGGAATCGACGTAATCAGCGAGCGCGTCGACGACTTGCTCGTCTGCAACGCCAATCTTGCCGAGAATACGCATTGCCGCTTTGTCTCGACGGCCAGCCTTCTGGACCATCGGCTCGATGGCCTCTTCGGGCCCCATCCGCTCGAGTGACTCGAGGCAGTGGTCTTCCATGAACTCCGAGCCAAGGCTGTCGTAGGCCAGCAGGATCTGGTCGACGTTGCCTCGTTTCTCGTGGACTTTCAGGGCGTGCCACTCCGGCGGGAAGTCCTTGACGTGATCCAGCACGTCGTAGAACCCTTCACGGCGAAGTTGTTCGCGCACCTCGAGGTCGGTCCACTCGGTTGCCTCGTCGATATCGCTCTCGAACTCGTCGGTCGCCTCGAGCAGTGCCGCAATCGTCTCGGCGTCGTCATCTGCATCGAGGTCGGCAGCGTCGACGGCGTCAGTGGCCGACTCGAGCGTGTCGCCGAGTTCTTCGCGAACGCGTTGGCCGTCTTCAACTGCGTTGTCCCCAAGTTCGGCACCACTTGCTGGCTCGAGGTCGCTGGGAACGGCAACGTCACTGCCGAGTAGGGCGTTCAGTTCCGCGAGGAAGCCGTCGACGGCCGCGATGATCTCTTCGTCACCCTCGACCGACCAGCGGGTGCCCGTAATCGTTCCGCTGACGCTGTTTATCTCGCTGATGACGTCGTCACCGTAGGGACCGCGCTGATCCTCGAGATCGTCCTCGAGGTCGTCGAGGTCGCTTTCGATGTCATCATAGCGATCCTGCAGTTCCTCCTCGGGTGCGGGTTCGTCGTCTTCGTCATCCTCGTCGTCCGTTTCCGGTGGCTCCGGAATCTCGATCGACTCGAGGTCGTCGCGGAACGAGTCGAGGTCGGCTTCGACGACGTCCAGATCGGGTTCGGTCTCGGCAGCCTCGAGGTTTGAATCCAGTTCCTCGAGGTCATCTTCGAGGCCAGCGAGACGGGTTCGAATGGCCTCGAGATCGACCGATTGTTCCTCGTCCGAGGCGTCCGGCGTGTCGTCACCGTTCGTTTCGTCCTCACTCATGGTACCACCCGGGACGACGCCGACGCGTGACTGTGTTCATGTTCTACGGTCGTGTCAGGATCGCCCTAAGCGTTTCCATGCGCGTCGGTCTCGGCTGTGCGTGTCTCTTCGGCGTCGCGCCAGTAAAACCACGGGCTCAGCGCCATGTACGCGATCCCAAGCGTCAAAAGTGCATACGGGAACGTCCGGCCGGCGAAATTCGGAATCAAAATTGCAAGAACGTGTACGACCCCCATGATTCCGGCATCGCGTGCGAGCAAATCGGGGT
Proteins encoded:
- a CDS encoding metal-dependent transcriptional regulator, which encodes MNTADQYLKAVYLAQRIEDGPASTGTLADLLEVSPASVNEMIGKLEERGLVEHEKYKGAALTDEGLERAHDALQTYCIIERFLANVLEVEEFRDEARALESVIDDTVAERLDTIIDRPAECPDCFDVERDCCKLLEVGTHAE
- a CDS encoding DICT sensory domain-containing protein produces the protein MKTLRAVFDSVRAQQKQLEVYTPDTETAGDLEQQFSTRHVDVVRRSLTEQDGPGFVVIRDQSGDFLAAVGLDRFEALFAPDDHPPWEFDGSTEELRDLFDFLENTFFSSADRQQMLAAAREIEERAWRTGEGTLYTGFQTEPALTAQTDVYDQLGVRNGLSVVAFVRDKWSGSLENVTVVTDPAEELGSFWFVVFDGGGHNNQQCALLAEERDMDSFYGCWTYEPDIVAELVAYLESTYCRE
- a CDS encoding ferritin-like domain-containing protein, which translates into the protein MSLGQRVSSDHQLARLLQIGVVLEEVVESRAAHHRESLPPEDRADLDDAVQALLDEATEESAEHRAQLEALIDELDAETVPYEEINALVDAQYGPPEDTDGVLYDQLANEETAYKFYDDLIEAIEASESDFAIDRERVLETLYEIRAEEREGVEAVTQIMEQRA
- a CDS encoding HEAT repeat domain-containing protein — protein: MSEDETNGDDTPDASDEEQSVDLEAIRTRLAGLEDDLEELDSNLEAAETEPDLDVVEADLDSFRDDLESIEIPEPPETDDEDDEDDEPAPEEELQDRYDDIESDLDDLEDDLEDQRGPYGDDVISEINSVSGTITGTRWSVEGDEEIIAAVDGFLAELNALLGSDVAVPSDLEPASGAELGDNAVEDGQRVREELGDTLESATDAVDAADLDADDDAETIAALLEATDEFESDIDEATEWTDLEVREQLRREGFYDVLDHVKDFPPEWHALKVHEKRGNVDQILLAYDSLGSEFMEDHCLESLERMGPEEAIEPMVQKAGRRDKAAMRILGKIGVADEQVVDALADYVDSNPDLQKPAFRALGEIGATDAVEPIAQQLAEDNPDVRSWAARALGLIGDTRTIDPLADVLADDDEDRVRASAAWALTQIGTLEALEIVAEYDDDRAYLVKAEADNVDLEPVA
- a CDS encoding phosphatidylserine/phosphatidylglycerophosphate/cardiolipin synthase family protein; translation: MRRSLIWWLLAVTAITTGAIGAGIAGVATLEASAEPNPAGSATNGDLEGELDSVDPVCPRAQIAHAAEPAFTEQSIAADGDSSEPTEPAEPRIVELYPNPTTHGNVGEHLVLETPPETTLENWTLTDGHTTASLPNKTVSGRVALSMDPNKTETMTDHRVLELEGALRLAADGDTLSLSEDGDTIDQVSYDRAPLADRWYRTSNAAGEMSGESTTSPDGQWWPRDATCLPATNADVESATAFVLPDGPDVALETIREAEHRLVLAGYTFTSEDVVDELIAADERGVDVAVLLESGPVGGTSETTEPLLKKLDQSGVDVRATGGEGARYRFHHPKYAIADDHIVVMSENWNPSGVGGESSRGWGVTLEDDELATALETVFESDFEGWDTESNNAYRSNATFVADESDASQPFPATHDPASVDLESAELLVAPDNAEPRLEELLADADEEILLKQASLDADLALVDTVIEAANDGVEVKILLDSMWYNEDDNAAVAASLEQAVDDDASLEARLVEDTDQFEKIHAKGVIIDQEVAVVGSANWNENAFQNNREVLVALHGEAAATYYATVFEADWTGDTSRLPFGLSLTVIVALAIAAIIGHRYIRFGDER
- the sufD gene encoding Fe-S cluster assembly protein SufD gives rise to the protein MSTTQVHANLTEEQVRQISEDLEEPEWLLETRLEALEALEDLDMPDVIRTPGRDWTNLHELDYESLVDPLNAAEDKDQVGPDEVDVLPWAEAVAEHEDLIKEHFGSIVDPQENYLTALSTALFSTGTVIYVPEGVDAEDVTIRTEQNSRSLFNYTLVVTEESSSVTILERQSTGEEQDEQYYSGIVEVIAGENSNVQYGSLQNLSEEAYNFSLKRGDADTYATIDWIEVNLGTQLTKSGVSTELNGDSSETQIVGAFYGHNDQHFDIDAKVWHRAEHTTADLVTRGVTDDVARSVYEGVQDVGRSAWDTSSYQRENTLMLSDESEADASPKLIINNHDTEASHSATVGQIDQEDLFYMTSRGVDPRAARNMLVEGFFVPVMEEIAVDELREDLEELVGARLRQRE